From the Neobacillus sp. PS3-34 genome, the window GTGCTTTTCAGTATTCTTAACTCCTTGGGAATCATTCCGCATAGACTGATAGTCATGTTTACTAGTCTTGCAAAATTCATCATTATTATGGTTATGGCAGCCGTCGGTCTCCAGGTCAATATAAAGCAATTTGCAAAGCTCGGAATCAAGCCGCTCCTGACTGGAATGTTTGCATCTGTTCTGGTTTCAATTGCCAGTTTGGTGATTATTAAGCTGATGTTTTAAATTATATAAAAATCGCATCTGCCAAAAAGGAGAGTGATGCGAAATAATGGCATAAAAAAAGGAAAGGGCAGTCCTGAAAGAAGGGACACCTTTCCTTTTTCTCTATTTACGTTTTGATGCGTTTGGCACGAATAAAGGTTTACCGTATTTTGTTTTCCCAAACTTTCCAATCAGTTTTTGTCCTTCGCTGCTGACAAGGTAGTCAATAAAGGCTTTGCTGGAGTTTGGTTTTTTCGTGCCTTTAACCCTCATGATTCCATATGGATTGAGAAGTTCAGTTTGGCCGGACATCAATTTTCCCAGTGAAGTTTTATTTGTCAAAAAGGTAGCTTCATCAGAAAGCGTATATCCTCCCAATTCATCTGCCATTCTTAACGTATCTCCCATGCCCTGGCCAGCCTTTTTATACCATGACTGTCCATCAGGATTAATGTTAACATTTTTCCAAAGGCTAATTTCTTTTTTGTTTGTACCTGAATCGTCGCCTCTTGAAATAAAGATGGATTTTGTTTTATCAATTTTACCTAAAGCTTCGGCAATTGTTTTTGAGTTTTCTATTTTAGCAGGATCATTTTTGGCGCGACCAATAAAAATTGATTATACATTAAATTGTAAGCCATTTCCCCATGCCCGTCCTTTACGAACTTATCCTCGCTTTTTCTGTCGTGAACAAGCAGCACATCCGCATCACCCTGTTCACCCATTTTAATTGCTTGTCCAGTTCCGACTGCCACTACCTTAACATCAACATCATACTTTGCTTCAAATACAGGTATAATGACGTCTAACAGGCGGAGTCCTGTGTGCTTGTAGTTGTTGCAAGGATAAATGAGCTTTCGAGCTTCGGTTTAGAAGCTACTGAAGATCCATTCTTCGTATATTTAGCGTATACATATCCATATGCATTGCTCCACTTTATTTTGTACCATGTACTGCTTTTGGACGTGCCGATAACTTCTAATACTTTACCTTTTTTTGCGGTTCCCATTTTGCCATAATTTGTTCCCGGACCCTTATGCACATCAATATTTTTCGTTGACGTGACCTTCTTTAGGACCTTTACAGATGCTATTGGTTTAGTGGCCGATGAAGCAGCAAAGGAGGGTACAACAATTGAAAATACTAGAAAAAATGCTGTGATAATTGATAATAATAAAGAACTCTTTTTCATGATTATCCCCCTGGAAAATTTGAAATTAATCGTAATTTAACAATAATGGATAATTTTACATTTGTAAACGCATTCTTGTTCATTTTTGTTTAGTTTTGTTAAGTTTTGTTGAGTGGTGATATTTTCCTTGTCAGTTATAGTAAAAGAATATACGATAACTTTATAGTAGATTTGTTGGGGGAAAAAGGAATGAAAGAGTGGCTATCACTTTTTACAGAAAATGCAATTCTTGAAATTATCAAACTCTCATTGCAAGTATCATTGACTGCAGTATTGATTGGAGGAATTCTAGGAATTCTGGCAGGGACAATACTGGGTATTTATCAATTTAAAGGAAAAAAAATGATCCTAACTGTGGTGTATACTTTTATGGGTGTGCCTCCAGTTCTTATCGGAGTCATTGTTTATCTTTTTTTATCAAGGCAAGGGATCTTGGGATCCGCGGCACTATTATTCACACCGACAGCGATGATCATCGCCCAAACCATTCTTGTTACTCCAATTGTAACAGGACTTACATACTCTGCAATTTCTTCGAATGAAAGAAAATATTCCTCTTCTGCCCTTACCCTGGGAGCAAACACTTTTCAATTATGGAAGGTTTTATTGCGTGAATCGAACCGTGGTATCATAACCGCTTTGTTATCCGCTTTTGGCCGGGCAATCTCAGAAGTAGGTGCCGTCATGCTAGTTGGCGGAAATATTGAAGGCAGTACCAGGGTGATGACCACAGCGATAATCCTTGAAACCCGCCAAGGCAATTTTAATATTGCACTTGCTTTGGGAGGAGTATTGCTCGTGATCAGCTTTTTAATTAATTTTTTTGTGCTCTGGCGTTTTATGTTTAAAACAGCTCCGTTTCAGGAGGTAATACAATAATGAATGATGCGGTTAATCTTCAGTGGCTTACAGTGAAAACGGCCACAAGAAATCTGCTTGAAATCGATGGACTGCAAATAATGAAGGGTAAAAGGTACGTTATAATCGGCGAAGTAGGCCAGAAAAAGTACTT encodes:
- a CDS encoding SH3 domain-containing protein, translating into MKKSSLLLSIITAFFLVFSIVVPSFAASSATKPIASVKVLKKVTSTKNIDVHKGPGTNYGKMGTAKKGKVLEVIGTSKSSTWYKIKWSNAYGYVYAKYTKNGSSVASKPKLESSFILATTTSTQDSAC
- a CDS encoding ABC transporter permease codes for the protein MKEWLSLFTENAILEIIKLSLQVSLTAVLIGGILGILAGTILGIYQFKGKKMILTVVYTFMGVPPVLIGVIVYLFLSRQGILGSAALLFTPTAMIIAQTILVTPIVTGLTYSAISSNERKYSSSALTLGANTFQLWKVLLRESNRGIITALLSAFGRAISEVGAVMLVGGNIEGSTRVMTTAIILETRQGNFNIALALGGVLLVISFLINFFVLWRFMFKTAPFQEVIQ